One genomic segment of Geothermobacter hydrogeniphilus includes these proteins:
- a CDS encoding N-formylglutamate amidohydrolase — translation MPHDLKYRCCPELVPVSPDAAAAAPPIRLAEALRHLRHQTPFSTPTVDGICAVRINTYLPLVCVALHDGAAFPANLEDECLLSATERRFEEDPHTARLLENLPLVFSGLESRYFYDLNRAEPYATANEIFGRKVWRNGQHPDRRRAIARHRRFYRLVGTLIEQLIARYGSCLVLDLHSYNGSKLTRETPLFNLGTCSVDVTAHRRLLDYFLSGMADINLPGITTSVAENDVFEGRGRFVNWVSRTWPQALTLCLEIKKVYCDEHSGTLHPEIFTALQEGLTRAIDEIFTVYREGYLQPSHPRAALL, via the coding sequence ATGCCCCATGACCTGAAATACAGATGCTGTCCGGAACTGGTGCCGGTTTCGCCGGACGCCGCCGCTGCTGCACCGCCGATCCGCCTGGCGGAAGCCCTGCGTCATCTGCGTCACCAGACCCCGTTTTCCACCCCGACGGTGGACGGGATCTGCGCCGTCAGGATCAACACCTATCTGCCGCTGGTCTGCGTCGCCCTGCATGACGGCGCGGCCTTTCCCGCCAACCTGGAAGATGAATGCCTGCTTTCCGCCACCGAACGTCGTTTCGAGGAAGACCCGCACACCGCGCGCCTGCTGGAAAACCTGCCGCTGGTCTTCTCCGGTCTCGAATCACGCTATTTCTACGACCTGAACCGGGCGGAGCCGTATGCCACGGCCAATGAAATTTTCGGCCGCAAGGTCTGGCGCAACGGGCAGCACCCAGACCGCCGCCGGGCCATCGCCCGCCACCGCCGCTTCTACCGGCTGGTCGGCACTCTGATTGAACAGCTGATCGCCCGGTACGGTTCCTGCCTGGTACTCGATCTGCATTCCTATAACGGCTCGAAGCTCACCCGCGAAACCCCGCTCTTCAACCTCGGCACCTGCAGTGTCGACGTCACCGCTCACCGCCGGCTGCTGGATTATTTCCTCTCCGGGATGGCCGACATCAACCTGCCCGGGATCACAACCAGCGTGGCGGAAAATGACGTCTTCGAAGGCCGCGGCCGTTTTGTCAACTGGGTCAGCCGAACCTGGCCACAGGCCCTGACCCTCTGCCTCGAAATCAAGAAAGTCTACTGCGACGAACACAGCGGGACGCTTCACCCGGAAATTTTCACGGCGCTGCAGGAGGGTCTGACCCGAGCCATTGACGAGATCTTTACCGTTTATCGGGAAGGATATCTGCAACCCTCCCACCCGCGGGCCGCCCTGCTCTGA
- a CDS encoding glutathione synthetase has product MRIAFLRGALGHIDPDTETSLLLMYECYRRGHQVFFLQPHDLYIRDNAVVGRMKEIVAEEGLALREYWRAAIDCVDREQLIFEEVAELDALFLRKNPPLLHEVMELLSSVEDRILILNSLAGQMLGNSKLYTLNFPDIIPETHVSRDPARLRKVIDDFGGTMVMKPLNSFGGQGVIKVNARDPENLNSLLNFYVRIYEPYNRREPVMVQEYLDAVRTEGDVRIMLLNGEILGAMRRMPHGTDFRANIRAGGHEFAHQPTEAERHICDVIRPKLIRDGLYLVGIDIIGGKLVEINCVSPGGIPRINRFDNVHLEQKVIDFVENRCRRRTG; this is encoded by the coding sequence ATGCGCATCGCCTTTCTCAGGGGAGCCCTCGGACATATCGACCCCGACACCGAAACCAGCCTGCTGCTGATGTACGAGTGCTATCGACGTGGTCACCAGGTTTTTTTCCTGCAGCCGCACGATCTCTACATCCGCGACAATGCCGTGGTCGGCCGGATGAAAGAGATTGTTGCCGAAGAGGGTCTCGCTCTGCGCGAATACTGGCGGGCGGCTATCGATTGTGTCGACAGGGAACAACTGATCTTCGAAGAGGTCGCTGAACTCGACGCTCTCTTCCTGCGCAAGAACCCGCCGTTGCTCCATGAAGTGATGGAACTGCTCTCTTCCGTTGAAGATCGGATCCTGATTCTCAACAGTCTGGCCGGACAGATGCTCGGCAACAGCAAGCTCTATACCCTCAATTTCCCCGACATCATCCCGGAAACCCATGTTTCCCGTGATCCGGCGCGGTTGCGCAAGGTGATCGACGACTTCGGCGGCACCATGGTAATGAAACCGCTCAACAGCTTCGGCGGCCAGGGGGTGATCAAGGTCAATGCCCGGGACCCGGAGAACCTCAACTCACTGCTCAACTTCTATGTGCGTATCTACGAACCCTATAACCGTCGTGAACCGGTGATGGTGCAGGAATACCTGGACGCGGTACGCACGGAAGGGGATGTGCGCATCATGCTGCTGAACGGGGAAATCCTCGGCGCCATGCGGCGGATGCCCCACGGCACCGATTTCCGCGCCAACATCCGCGCCGGCGGACATGAATTTGCCCATCAACCGACCGAAGCGGAAAGGCATATCTGTGACGTCATCCGCCCGAAATTGATCCGGGACGGCCTCTACCTCGTCGGCATTGACATCATCGGCGGAAAACTGGTCGAGATCAACTGTGTCAGCCCCGGCGGCATCCCGCGCATCAACCGCTTCGACAATGTTCATCTGGAACAGAAGGTGATCGACTTCGTGGAGAACCGGTGCCGTCGCCGAACCGGATAG
- a CDS encoding TAXI family TRAP transporter solute-binding subunit, translating into MRHLALAFLLGILMLAGTGFAQQSGKPFITIGTGGITGVYYAAGHAIAKVFRRNAKNPPFRLDAEASKGSVENINKVLAGDWAFGISQADMLYKEEHGTGPWQGAPHDDLRAVAALYPEAVTLVTAADAEIRTIADLKGKTVSIGAPGSADQGNVKQILALHGIDPKTDLKLVELPPIDASRELQQGFLDAYFYTVGHPNLSVREATFGSRKIRLIGIDPAITATAVQKIPYLIQTEIPIGFYPALENQSPVPTLGVKAVFFTSKETPDETVTAVLQTLLDDFGRFQRQHPAFAGLTPKMLTQGVILPLHPAAERIYRKEGLLP; encoded by the coding sequence ATGCGCCACCTTGCTCTTGCTTTCCTGCTCGGCATCCTGATGCTGGCGGGGACGGGGTTTGCCCAGCAGAGCGGCAAACCGTTTATCACCATCGGTACCGGCGGCATCACCGGCGTGTATTACGCCGCCGGCCACGCCATCGCCAAGGTCTTTCGCAGAAACGCGAAAAACCCGCCCTTCCGACTTGATGCCGAGGCCAGCAAGGGCTCCGTGGAAAATATCAACAAGGTGCTGGCCGGCGACTGGGCCTTCGGCATCTCCCAGGCCGACATGCTCTACAAGGAAGAGCATGGCACCGGGCCCTGGCAGGGGGCGCCGCACGACGACCTGCGCGCGGTCGCGGCGCTCTACCCCGAAGCGGTTACACTGGTGACCGCCGCCGACGCGGAAATCCGCACCATCGCCGATCTGAAAGGGAAAACGGTCAGCATCGGCGCACCGGGATCGGCGGACCAAGGAAATGTAAAACAAATACTGGCATTGCACGGCATCGACCCGAAGACCGATCTCAAGCTGGTCGAGTTGCCGCCCATCGACGCCTCGCGGGAGTTGCAGCAGGGTTTTCTTGACGCTTATTTCTACACCGTCGGTCATCCCAACCTGTCGGTCCGCGAAGCAACGTTCGGCAGCCGAAAAATCCGTCTGATCGGCATCGACCCGGCGATAACCGCTACCGCGGTACAAAAAATTCCCTACCTCATCCAGACCGAGATTCCGATCGGTTTCTATCCGGCTCTGGAAAACCAATCTCCGGTCCCGACCCTCGGGGTCAAGGCGGTCTTCTTCACCTCGAAAGAAACTCCGGATGAAACCGTGACTGCCGTTCTGCAGACCCTGCTTGATGACTTCGGCCGCTTCCAGCGCCAGCATCCGGCCTTCGCCGGTCTCACACCGAAAATGCTGACGCAGGGAGTCATTCTCCCCCTGCATCCGGCCGCCGAACGGATTTATCGAAAGGAGGGGCTGCTGCCATGA
- a CDS encoding GNAT family N-acetyltransferase gives MKNTEIIYHYTAPEQLTVEQLDEVCRLVEAGGGVDSRWLRHNLERAYLIARAEVAGELVGVSSLKRPRAEYVQRIREKLGLDIEGFLERGYTSIRPEYRGLGIGTTLLGGLTSRAEGYHIYSLIREDDRATQTIALRNRTVKIVVFFSELTGKELGLWMPAKTAAALGLKPIAGENES, from the coding sequence ATGAAAAATACCGAAATTATCTATCACTATACCGCTCCGGAGCAGCTGACCGTGGAACAGTTGGATGAGGTCTGCCGCCTGGTTGAAGCCGGCGGCGGGGTAGACAGCCGCTGGCTTCGCCATAACCTGGAAAGAGCCTACCTGATCGCCCGGGCCGAAGTCGCCGGGGAACTGGTCGGCGTTTCCAGCCTGAAGCGGCCGCGCGCGGAATATGTGCAGCGCATCCGGGAAAAACTGGGGCTGGATATCGAGGGGTTCCTGGAGCGCGGCTATACTTCGATCCGTCCCGAATACCGGGGGCTCGGTATCGGCACCACCCTGCTGGGCGGATTGACGTCCCGGGCCGAGGGGTATCATATCTATTCACTGATCCGCGAAGATGATCGTGCCACCCAGACAATTGCGCTGCGCAACCGGACAGTGAAAATCGTGGTTTTTTTCAGTGAACTGACGGGCAAGGAGCTTGGCCTGTGGATGCCGGCCAAAACGGCTGCGGCCCTCGGCCTGAAACCGATTGCAGGAGAGAATGAATCATGA
- a CDS encoding HD-GYP domain-containing protein, with the protein MASSLLFNRNRLFVSLRLRIALVAVGVSLLVGALSYRTTHDDYMETIDSLARQAFGRFQIFLNRQMRNPSRPDPEQLQKALRTFSGRQIPLREGRNEAVALYDLNGNRVASLRYPDTPRLVSLPARMPNVAKAAQRGLSFREIADHPYLFILRPLDGPDGQPQLYAASLFAVSEAAMETLHRRILRNSLLSVAIVLLTAALIHPLVRSLLQRIHHLSGDLMTANLETIQVLGSAIAKRDSDTDIHNYRVTLYAMRLAEQLALEQTQMQELIKGAFLHDIGKIGIHDAILLKPGPLTDEEFAEMKRHVRYGLDIVGRSRWLDDAARVIGNHHEKWDGSGYLQGLSGEEIPISARIFAIADVFDALSARRPYKEPFSLETTLRILGDGRGSHFDPHLLDLFINLAPELHRRYAVAEKSLLQEELRQMVTACFTIS; encoded by the coding sequence TTGGCCAGCTCCTTGCTCTTCAACCGGAACCGTCTTTTCGTCTCGCTGAGGCTGCGCATCGCCCTGGTCGCCGTCGGCGTTTCCCTGCTGGTCGGCGCGTTGAGCTACCGCACGACTCACGATGACTACATGGAAACCATCGACAGTCTCGCCCGCCAGGCGTTCGGTCGCTTTCAGATTTTCTTGAACCGGCAGATGCGAAATCCGTCCCGCCCCGACCCTGAGCAACTGCAGAAGGCGTTGCGGACTTTCAGCGGTCGACAGATTCCATTGCGGGAAGGCCGCAACGAAGCGGTCGCCCTCTATGATCTGAACGGAAACCGGGTCGCATCATTACGCTATCCCGACACCCCGCGCCTGGTCAGCCTTCCCGCCCGGATGCCCAACGTCGCCAAAGCCGCGCAGCGGGGACTCTCTTTCAGGGAGATCGCCGACCATCCCTACCTGTTCATTCTCCGCCCCCTCGACGGCCCTGATGGTCAGCCGCAGCTCTATGCCGCATCCCTGTTCGCGGTTTCCGAAGCTGCCATGGAAACCCTGCATCGCCGCATTCTGCGCAACAGCCTGCTCTCGGTTGCCATTGTGCTGCTGACGGCGGCCCTGATTCATCCGCTGGTACGGTCACTGCTACAGCGGATTCATCACCTCTCCGGCGACCTGATGACCGCCAACCTGGAGACGATCCAGGTTCTCGGCAGCGCCATCGCCAAACGTGACAGCGACACCGACATTCATAACTACCGGGTCACCCTCTACGCGATGCGCCTGGCGGAACAACTGGCGCTCGAACAGACACAGATGCAGGAACTGATCAAGGGCGCCTTCCTGCACGATATCGGCAAGATCGGTATCCATGACGCGATCCTGCTCAAACCCGGCCCCCTGACCGATGAAGAATTTGCCGAAATGAAGCGCCATGTCCGCTACGGCCTGGACATCGTCGGCCGTTCGCGCTGGCTCGACGATGCCGCCCGGGTGATCGGCAATCACCATGAAAAATGGGATGGCAGCGGCTACCTGCAGGGACTTTCCGGAGAAGAGATTCCAATTTCAGCACGCATTTTCGCCATTGCCGACGTTTTCGACGCTCTGAGCGCCCGCCGTCCCTACAAGGAACCGTTTTCCCTGGAAACCACCCTGCGGATACTCGGCGATGGCCGTGGGTCACATTTCGATCCACACCTGCTCGATCTCTTCATCAACCTCGCACCGGAACTGCACCGTCGTTATGCCGTGGCCGAAAAATCCCTGTTGCAGGAAGAATTACGCCAGATGGTAACGGCCTGTTTTACCATCAGCTGA
- a CDS encoding Npt1/Npt2 family nucleotide transporter has translation MKNLVVRWFKVDEDEFAQFFWMTSLLLFIRAASILLNNYAETAFLKRFGVEYLPLMTAVNAVVTFVLMSLLGSALVRGRGDRLIGRCLIAFSLVVGLMRFVVPLDLSLVYPFLYILKSQLDVLLVFLFWNLANDLFSTRQSKRLFPLITAGGIVGGIAGSSVTPLIAQLVSLDNLLLVFPLLSLAAVLSAWRLGLAAPGDLSGKDQQQAGDRTSLLQEFKMVGPLIRSSTLAQVLLVLTLLPNVVIPILNYQFNFVVNQTFPSEAGMLSFYSYFRGAQNLISLLLILFVGRIYGRFGLPVALMFHPFNYLISFFAYLFQFNIFSAIYAGTSVGVLRRTINGPATTVLYGLLKPESRAILRPFLRGTVVRCGILIGAGIVWGGTQIVHPRYLSVIAIGLVAVWLAATVLLKRRYSLILLDLIRGKLPDFYRMNRRDLQNLFRGVDVGPVLLERFRKSEGDEALWYAEALHTNKVAGLDDAILERLPELDTATCVRLLPFLEQPDRDRMLAVFGRLADPGRSELLIALSQTVKRILDEMPVVAERRLFARATDPEVKACLVGWMKKEDPDGLKRLLDNWLDSENLAERRAAVVAIRDQRLDDYADIVYRLLDSEEDPSLLALGLHALADFDFPDRADRVRPFLRHAVAQVRAAALESLPLSAEKDVQSLIPLLGDFEGPIRKAAIRRLSGLARPLQPVLVDAMGSCSRRVLDGLFQVLQALEIDELDMVRFCRRQVTEAYRLVDLARWLEGTPACTAQELLVIHLEELRQQRVENVIRGLAARDESGQIDTILHGLAGQGREREDSLEALESLVDQRLWKILLPLLENWSTVDRLKAGNRFLRHLDPSKSRKQAVERLLREENAASVILTLEMLHSLGQVATFRSRIEEVVNSDNEFVAAMAVGVLSAPKEEVVNEENTRMDLPERMMYLRKVDLFQDLPVNELTAVAMVAGEAEFVPDTLILGGSLGCRGSHQTCDCLHILVSGEVAIEQQRSDGESVVFAQWGAGQTFGLAALFGVPEMSLRVRAITDVLVLQIFRQDFTALCKEFPEIPLRLCQVLAVRLGGVVDELSRVAQDCKQGNGEEPQSCTGHQCGEEEKK, from the coding sequence ATGAAAAATCTGGTTGTTCGTTGGTTCAAGGTTGATGAGGACGAATTTGCCCAGTTCTTCTGGATGACCTCGCTGCTGCTTTTTATCCGTGCCGCCAGTATCCTGCTGAACAATTATGCCGAAACGGCTTTTCTGAAGCGTTTCGGGGTGGAGTACCTGCCGCTTATGACCGCGGTCAATGCGGTGGTCACCTTCGTCCTGATGAGCCTGCTCGGCAGTGCCCTGGTGCGGGGGCGCGGCGATCGCCTGATCGGGCGCTGCCTGATCGCTTTCAGCCTGGTGGTCGGGCTGATGCGGTTTGTGGTCCCCCTGGACCTGAGTCTGGTTTATCCGTTCCTTTATATTCTGAAGTCCCAGCTGGATGTCCTCCTGGTCTTCCTGTTCTGGAATCTGGCCAACGACCTGTTCAGTACCCGACAGTCAAAAAGGCTTTTTCCGCTGATAACCGCGGGCGGCATTGTCGGGGGAATCGCCGGCAGTTCCGTCACCCCGCTCATCGCGCAGCTGGTGTCTCTGGACAACCTGCTGCTGGTTTTTCCACTGCTCAGCCTGGCGGCGGTTTTGAGCGCCTGGCGCCTGGGGCTTGCCGCGCCGGGGGATTTGTCAGGCAAGGATCAGCAGCAGGCCGGTGACAGGACGTCGTTGCTGCAGGAGTTCAAAATGGTCGGGCCGCTGATCAGGTCCTCGACCCTGGCCCAGGTGCTGCTGGTCCTGACCCTGTTGCCGAATGTGGTTATTCCAATTCTGAACTACCAGTTCAATTTTGTTGTCAACCAGACCTTTCCCAGTGAAGCGGGGATGCTCAGCTTCTACAGTTATTTTCGCGGCGCGCAAAATCTGATTTCACTGCTGCTGATCCTTTTCGTCGGTCGGATCTACGGTCGGTTCGGTCTGCCGGTGGCGCTGATGTTCCACCCCTTCAACTATCTGATTTCCTTTTTCGCCTACCTGTTTCAGTTCAATATCTTCTCAGCGATCTATGCCGGAACGTCGGTGGGCGTCCTGCGCAGGACGATTAACGGTCCGGCTACTACGGTCCTCTATGGCCTGCTGAAACCGGAGAGTCGGGCGATACTGCGGCCCTTTTTACGAGGGACGGTGGTGCGTTGCGGCATCCTGATCGGCGCCGGAATCGTCTGGGGAGGAACCCAGATCGTCCATCCACGCTACCTTTCCGTGATCGCCATCGGTCTGGTTGCCGTCTGGTTGGCCGCCACGGTCCTGCTGAAAAGGCGGTATTCCCTGATCCTGCTCGATCTCATTCGGGGAAAACTGCCCGATTTCTACCGGATGAACAGAAGAGACCTGCAGAATCTGTTTCGCGGCGTTGATGTCGGACCGGTATTGCTGGAGCGGTTCCGCAAGAGCGAGGGCGACGAGGCGCTCTGGTACGCGGAAGCGCTGCATACCAACAAGGTCGCCGGCCTGGATGACGCCATCCTTGAGCGGTTGCCCGAGCTGGACACGGCCACCTGCGTGCGGCTGCTTCCCTTTCTTGAACAGCCGGACCGGGATCGGATGCTGGCGGTCTTCGGCCGACTGGCCGATCCCGGCCGATCAGAATTGCTGATCGCGCTTTCGCAGACGGTCAAACGGATTCTGGATGAGATGCCGGTGGTCGCCGAGCGTCGCCTGTTCGCCAGGGCGACGGATCCGGAGGTCAAGGCCTGTCTGGTCGGGTGGATGAAGAAAGAGGATCCCGACGGGTTGAAACGGCTGCTGGACAACTGGCTGGATTCGGAGAACCTTGCCGAACGACGGGCCGCGGTTGTGGCCATCAGGGATCAGCGTCTTGATGACTATGCCGATATCGTTTATCGCCTGCTTGACTCTGAAGAAGATCCGTCCCTGCTGGCTCTCGGCCTTCACGCCCTGGCGGATTTCGATTTTCCCGACCGGGCTGACAGAGTGCGTCCCTTTCTCAGGCATGCGGTGGCGCAGGTGCGGGCTGCCGCGCTTGAATCCCTTCCCCTTTCCGCGGAAAAAGATGTTCAGAGCCTGATCCCGCTGCTGGGGGATTTCGAGGGCCCGATTCGGAAGGCGGCGATAAGGCGCCTGAGCGGACTTGCCAGGCCGTTGCAGCCTGTACTGGTTGATGCCATGGGCTCGTGCAGCCGCCGGGTTCTGGATGGCCTCTTTCAGGTTCTGCAGGCCCTGGAAATCGATGAACTTGATATGGTCAGGTTTTGTCGGCGGCAGGTCACGGAGGCGTACCGGTTGGTTGATCTGGCCCGCTGGCTGGAGGGCACGCCGGCGTGTACCGCGCAGGAACTGTTGGTGATCCACCTGGAAGAATTGCGTCAGCAGCGGGTGGAAAATGTCATTCGTGGTCTGGCCGCGCGAGATGAGAGCGGGCAGATAGACACGATTCTGCATGGTCTCGCCGGGCAGGGTCGGGAGCGTGAGGACAGCCTCGAGGCCCTGGAATCGCTGGTTGATCAGCGTCTCTGGAAAATCCTTCTGCCGCTGCTCGAAAACTGGTCGACAGTCGACCGGCTGAAGGCGGGAAACCGATTTCTGCGCCATCTTGATCCGTCGAAAAGCCGGAAACAGGCTGTCGAAAGGTTGTTGCGGGAAGAAAATGCCGCGAGCGTGATTCTGACCCTCGAAATGCTTCATTCCCTGGGTCAGGTCGCGACTTTTCGGTCCCGTATTGAAGAGGTGGTGAACTCCGATAACGAGTTTGTTGCGGCCATGGCCGTAGGAGTCCTGAGCGCTCCGAAGGAGGAGGTTGTGAACGAAGAAAATACCAGGATGGATTTACCTGAACGGATGATGTACCTCCGCAAGGTCGACCTGTTTCAGGATCTTCCGGTTAACGAGTTGACGGCGGTTGCCATGGTGGCCGGCGAAGCGGAGTTTGTTCCGGATACCCTGATTCTCGGCGGCAGTCTCGGTTGTCGTGGCAGTCATCAAACCTGCGATTGTCTGCATATCCTGGTCAGTGGAGAAGTGGCGATTGAGCAGCAGCGGAGCGATGGTGAATCGGTTGTTTTTGCCCAGTGGGGGGCCGGACAGACTTTTGGTCTTGCCGCCCTGTTCGGTGTGCCCGAGATGTCCCTCAGGGTCAGAGCGATCACTGACGTGCTGGTTCTGCAGATCTTCCGGCAGGATTTTACGGCGCTGTGCAAGGAGTTCCCCGAGATCCCCCTGCGGTTGTGCCAGGTTCTCGCCGTCCGATTGGGGGGAGTTGTCGACGAGTTGAGTCGGGTGGCGCAGGATTGTAAGCAGGGGAACGGGGAAGAACCGCAAAGCTGTACCGGGCACCAGTGCGGCGAGGAGGAAAAAAAATGA
- a CDS encoding DUF3313 domain-containing protein has product MIFRNIFVPLLLLALLYGCASAPKATETRSGFLSDYSQLKADGDGNSASYYAEGYDPKNYGQITFVPVKVQLSQKLLAESKLDAGQQQRIADYLAGQLNQRLAGGLQGKGSGTLTVRAAISGVTSSSEDLSAWQYLPIALVATAAKEAAGSRDQAPMLFLESEAVDAASGKIVSARVRAMPLGLVEAKAWEKDPVEALKPLIAEWLDQLMTELEKKVK; this is encoded by the coding sequence ATGATTTTCCGTAATATTTTTGTCCCGCTGCTGCTTCTGGCCCTGCTCTATGGTTGCGCGTCAGCCCCCAAAGCCACTGAAACCCGCTCCGGGTTCCTCTCCGACTACAGCCAATTGAAAGCCGACGGTGACGGTAATTCCGCCAGCTACTACGCCGAGGGCTATGACCCGAAAAACTACGGGCAGATCACTTTTGTGCCGGTGAAGGTGCAGCTGTCACAAAAGCTGCTGGCCGAGTCCAAACTGGACGCCGGCCAGCAGCAGCGGATCGCCGATTATCTCGCCGGGCAATTGAACCAGCGCCTGGCTGGAGGCCTGCAGGGCAAGGGATCGGGAACCCTGACGGTACGTGCCGCCATCTCGGGCGTCACCAGTTCATCCGAAGACCTTTCCGCCTGGCAATACCTGCCGATCGCCCTGGTGGCGACCGCCGCCAAGGAGGCGGCCGGCTCCCGCGACCAGGCACCGATGCTGTTCCTTGAGTCCGAAGCCGTTGATGCCGCCAGCGGCAAGATCGTCTCCGCCCGGGTCAGGGCCATGCCGCTGGGTCTGGTCGAAGCCAAGGCATGGGAAAAAGACCCGGTTGAAGCCCTCAAACCGCTCATTGCCGAGTGGCTCGATCAGCTGATGACCGAACTGGAGAAGAAGGTCAAATAG
- a CDS encoding META domain-containing protein has translation MRFPKPAPKTIAGPILALLTLVLSACGTVYPQAERTDLNGTSWALSELNGHPLQLPPGTGTPTMAFSDGMVRGSDGCNRFQGSFEQRDGRLAFGPLAATRRFCEEPVAGIEQGFNRALQTHTGYRFKNGKLELLDGERVLARFSGK, from the coding sequence TTGAGATTCCCAAAACCCGCTCCGAAGACGATCGCCGGTCCCATTCTGGCGCTCCTGACCCTGGTCCTCTCCGCCTGCGGCACCGTCTATCCGCAGGCGGAGAGGACCGACCTGAACGGCACCTCGTGGGCTCTGTCCGAACTTAATGGCCACCCGCTGCAGTTGCCGCCCGGAACCGGGACTCCGACCATGGCCTTCAGTGACGGGATGGTGCGGGGCAGCGACGGCTGCAACCGGTTCCAGGGGAGCTTTGAGCAGCGGGACGGGCGTCTGGCCTTCGGCCCGCTGGCCGCCACCCGGCGCTTCTGCGAGGAACCGGTCGCCGGCATCGAGCAGGGATTCAACCGCGCCCTGCAGACCCACACCGGTTACCGGTTCAAGAACGGAAAGCTTGAACTGCTGGACGGGGAACGGGTGCTGGCGAGGTTTTCAGGGAAATAG
- the gabD gene encoding NADP-dependent succinate-semialdehyde dehydrogenase: MFKLNDADLLRQQCYLNGQWINADNGTTLPVTNPADGETLGKVPKLGADETRRAIEAADAAWPAWREQTAAERSAILRRWAELMIEHQDDLGVLMTAEQGKPLAEAKGEIVYAASFLEWFAEEARRIYGDIIPAHQQDKRLLVLKQPIGVCAAITPWNFPSAMITRKAGAALAAGCTMVVKPASATPFSALALAELGERAGIPAGVLNVVTGSAGAIGGELTGNPLVRKLTFTGSTEIGKMLMQQCAATMKKVSMELGGNAPFIVFDDADLDAAVEGAIISKYRNTGQTCVCTNRFLVQAGVYDAFAEKLAAAVKKLKVGDGLKGEVQQGPLIDMGAVEKVEEHIEDAVSKGARIVTGGRRHALGGSFFEPTVLADITSDMKVAREETFGPVAPLFKFDTEEEAIQMANDTEFGLASYFYTRDLARAWRVGEALEYGMVGLNTGLISTTIAPFGGIKESGLGREGSRYGCDDYLEIKYLCMGGID; the protein is encoded by the coding sequence ATGTTCAAATTAAACGATGCCGATCTGCTTCGTCAGCAATGCTACCTCAACGGCCAATGGATCAATGCCGACAATGGCACCACCCTGCCGGTCACCAACCCGGCCGACGGTGAGACCCTCGGCAAGGTTCCAAAACTGGGAGCGGATGAGACCCGACGTGCCATCGAGGCGGCCGACGCCGCCTGGCCGGCCTGGCGGGAACAGACTGCGGCGGAACGCTCAGCCATCCTCCGCCGCTGGGCGGAACTGATGATCGAACACCAGGATGATCTCGGCGTGCTGATGACCGCCGAGCAGGGCAAACCGCTGGCAGAAGCCAAAGGAGAGATTGTCTATGCAGCTTCGTTTCTCGAGTGGTTCGCGGAAGAAGCCAGGCGCATCTACGGCGACATCATCCCCGCCCACCAGCAGGACAAGCGCCTGCTGGTCCTCAAGCAGCCGATCGGCGTCTGCGCCGCCATCACCCCCTGGAACTTCCCCTCGGCGATGATCACCCGCAAGGCCGGGGCGGCTCTGGCCGCCGGCTGCACCATGGTGGTCAAACCGGCCAGCGCCACCCCCTTCTCGGCGCTGGCGCTGGCCGAACTGGGAGAACGGGCCGGCATCCCCGCCGGGGTGCTGAACGTGGTGACCGGCTCGGCCGGAGCGATCGGCGGGGAACTGACCGGCAACCCGCTGGTGCGCAAGCTGACCTTCACCGGCTCGACCGAAATCGGCAAGATGCTGATGCAGCAGTGCGCCGCGACGATGAAAAAGGTCTCCATGGAGCTGGGCGGCAACGCCCCCTTCATCGTCTTCGATGACGCCGATCTCGATGCCGCCGTCGAAGGGGCGATCATTTCCAAGTACCGCAACACCGGGCAGACCTGCGTCTGCACCAACCGTTTCCTGGTCCAGGCCGGGGTCTACGATGCCTTCGCCGAGAAACTGGCCGCCGCGGTGAAAAAGTTGAAAGTCGGCGACGGCCTCAAGGGAGAGGTCCAGCAGGGTCCGCTGATCGACATGGGCGCCGTGGAAAAGGTCGAGGAACACATCGAGGACGCCGTCAGCAAAGGTGCCCGTATCGTCACCGGCGGCAGGCGCCACGCTCTCGGCGGCAGTTTCTTCGAACCGACGGTGCTGGCCGATATCACCAGTGACATGAAGGTCGCCCGCGAGGAGACCTTCGGCCCGGTCGCCCCGCTGTTTAAATTCGACACCGAGGAAGAGGCGATCCAGATGGCCAACGACACCGAGTTCGGCCTCGCCTCCTACTTCTACACCCGTGACCTGGCCCGCGCCTGGCGGGTCGGCGAGGCCCTGGAATACGGCATGGTCGGCCTCAATACCGGCCTGATCTCGACCACTATCGCCCCCTTCGGCGGCATCAAGGAATCGGGGCTCGGCCGTGAAGGAAGCAGGTACGGCTGCGATGACTACCTGGAAATCAAGTACCTGTGCATGGGAGGGATCGATTGA